In the Scyliorhinus torazame isolate Kashiwa2021f chromosome 4, sScyTor2.1, whole genome shotgun sequence genome, one interval contains:
- the LOC140411344 gene encoding probable G-protein coupled receptor 139: MATDTKIAQIQKEIASMLKNINEVSYNDWRSTILMVPKPNGMKRLCVGQANLQESWLDLLSYDPIVSHTYYLANASCLVSGIGNIFCNSTLFSFLCVTVNLVSILILSRGKCSLSTCTTRYLVAMATADLLVIITEVILNRINDYYFPLNFLRITPVCSVRYVLLRIAIDCSVWFTVAFTFDRFVVICCQKLKSKYCTKRTAAVVLANIGILFTVKNIPIYFRFKPRRIIDNVPWMCSNKRSYFTDPVWIGFRKFEKVLTPLIPFALILLLNLLTVRHILVTSRVRKQLRGQSVGDNHSDPEMESRRKSMILLFSISGSFILLWFVYVLYFFDVNDFLDDDSFYIFENVAYMLRNLSCCTNTLIYVLTQSNFREQLKSMLKYPVISIIKLMNKQHI; encoded by the exons atggctacagatACAAAGATCGCGCAGATACAAAAGGAGATTGCAAGCATGCTTAAGAATATCAATGAAGTCAGTTACAATGATTGGAGATCAACTAttctgatggtaccaaaaccaaatGGAATGAAACGATTGTGTGTTGGACAAGCAAACT TGCAAGAGTCATGGTTGGATTTATTGAGCTATGACCCAATTGTAAGCCACACATATTATCTGGCTAATGCTTCCTGCCTGGTCTCAGGAATAGGCAATATTTTCTGTAATTCcactctcttttcctttttatgtGTTACAGTGAATTTGGTGTCAATTTTGATTCTTTCCCGTGGAAAGTGCagcctctccacctgcaccacaCGCTACTTGGTGGCTATGGCAACAGCGGATCTTCTGGTCATCATCACTGAGGTCATACTAAACCGAATCAATGATTATTATTTCCCATTGAATTTCCTAAgaatcacccctgtgtgtagtgttcgcTACGTCCTGCTCCGTATAGCcatagactgttctgtctggttcactgtcgctttcacttttgatcgatttgtcgtcatttgttgtcagaagctgaaatctaaatattgcaccaagaGAACTGCAGCTGTGGTCCTAGCAAATATCGGCATTCTGTTCACTGTGAAAAACATCCCCATCTACTTTCGATTTAAACCTAGAAGGATTATCGACAATGTACCTTGGATGTGTTCAAATAAGCGGAGCTATTTTACTGACCCTGTTTGGATTGGATTCAGAAAATTTGAAAAAGTTCTAACGCCACTGATACCATTCGCTTTAATTTTGCTGCTGAACttactgacagtcagacacattttggtgACCAGCCGGGTCCGTAAGCAACTGAGAGGTCAGAGCGTGGGGGATAATCAcagtgacccggagatggagagcagaaggaagtcgatgattttactcttctccatatccggcagcttcatcctcctgtggtttgtttatgttttgtatttCTTTGATGTAAATGACTTCTTAGATGATGATTCATTTTACATCTTTGAAAATGTTGCCTATATGCTGCGGaacttaagttgctgcacaaacaccctGATTTACGTCCTGACTCAGTCTAACTTCAGAGAGCAATTGAAGAGCATGCTGAAATACCCAGttatatcaattattaaattaatgaataAACAACACATCTGA